A DNA window from Onthophagus taurus isolate NC chromosome 1, IU_Otau_3.0, whole genome shotgun sequence contains the following coding sequences:
- the LOC111421091 gene encoding large ribosomal subunit protein mL48 encodes MSSLQLLRRTLQLIPRKCIISTAYSTNVYEPDYLDALKPKIPLHEPLNIEIRGYDYPLLESYQRLIHTIATNMDINVEDSWASPHQDFSISTYKPNSEIVESQYHLKTYRRTVQITDCPSTQLPILLRAIEACVPIGVKVNLVQHTEQDEEDRYIPDKELLELKDTLESMGGARKK; translated from the exons ATGAGTTCTTTACAATTATTACGAAGAACATTACAATTAATACCCCGAAAATGTATCATATCAACAGCATACAGTACGAATGTTTATGAACCGGATTACTTAGACGCTTTAAAACCGAAAATACCTCTTCACGAACCattaaatatagaaataaGAGGTTATGATTATCCCTTACTTGAAAGTTACCAAAGATTAATTCATACTATAGCAACGAATATGGATATAAATGTAGAAGATTCTTGGGCCTCACCACATCAAGATTTTTCTATTTCAACATATAAACCAAATAGTGAAATTGTTGAAAGTCAATATCATTTGAAAACGTATCGGAGAACTGTGCAAATTACAGATTGTCCAAGTACTcaa ttaCCTATTCTTTTAAGAGCAATTGAAGCTTGTGTTCCTATAGGAGTAAAGGTTAATTTAGTGCAACACACAGAACAAGATGAAGAAGATCGATATATACCTGATAAGGAATTACTGGAATTAAAGGATACTTTAGAATCTATGGGAGgtgcaagaaaaaaataa
- the LOC111421109 gene encoding farnesol dehydrogenase-like encodes MDSIKDKIILLTGSSAGIGAALAKRLVKDGAKVVGLARRKDRLEALQKELEGEAGKFYPCQADLMKEEDILQAYKWTVDNVGPVEIVINNAGVIRNGRLAEGSIEHFREVMETNFMAVVISCKEAIQIMKAHNIDGYIINISSTAAHYPTMSDLLNVYPSSKHALKIYTENLRLELAKQKSKIRISSMSPGGVATEIAIAGGLVTEELLKNLPKDIRVLSPDDVVRCVMFMLSLPPLAHITELILRPLGEGA; translated from the exons ATGGAttcaataaaagataaaattattttgttaaccGGGAGTAGTGCTGGCATTGGTGCTGCGTTAGCGAAACGTTTAGTAAAAGATGGAGCGAag gtTGTGGGCTTGGCTAGACGTAAAGATCGTTTAGAAGCTTTACAAAAAGAACTCGAAGGTGAAGCTGGAAAATTTTATCCTTGTCAAGCCGACTTAATGAAAGAAGAAGATATTTTACAAGCTTACAAATGGACTGTTGATAACGTTGGTCCAGTTGAAATCGTTATCAATAATGCCGGGGTTATTCGTAACGGACGTTTAGCTGAAGGATCGATTGAACATTTTAGAGAAGTGATGGAAACTAATTTTATGGCGGTTGTTATTTCCTGTAAGgaagcaattcaaattatgAAAGCTCATAATATAGATGGTTATATAATCAATATTAGTAGTACAGCAGCACATTATCCTACAATGTcggatttattaaatgtttatcCAAGTTCTAAACATGcgttaaaaatttatactGAAAATCTTCGATTGGAATTAGCTAAACAGAAAAGTAAAATTCGTATTTCG aGTATGAGTCCTGGTGGTGTTGCCACTGAAATTGCTATTGCTGGTGGGTTAGTTACTGAAGAACTATTAAAGAATCTTCCGAAAGATATTAGAGTACTAAGTCCTGATGACGTTGTTAGATGCGTTATGTTTATGTTATCTCTTCCTCCTCTTGCCCAC ataaccGAATTAATTTTGAGACCTTTAGGAGAAGGGGCATAA